One stretch of Aeromicrobium fastidiosum DNA includes these proteins:
- a CDS encoding ferredoxin reductase, translating to MTETMQRPTAARSLRHRLSRLAEAATTPLLPADYLDLAAPLRSGTDLRARIVAVQPETRDAATILLKPGADWAGHVPGQYVRIGIDVDGVREWRAYSLTHGPRADGLISITVKAVPGGKVSNHLVHHARPRTLVHLEQATGDFVLDPSASRLLFVTAGSGVTPVIGMLRNLFPVTDSGVVDLPRSSHLDIVVVHVAPTEPDSIFLSNLRELAAHGAITLVPRYDDQHGILDVADLAGLVPDLADRTTYACGPGGLLDALTAHHEAAGLSLFTEQFRAAFVEAGDGGTITFDDGTVLDADGAIPILDVAEAGGQLMPSGCRMGVCFGCVLPLREGSVRDLRNGAITTVDPISSAHGGVPIQTCISAAAGACHLGATS from the coding sequence ATGACCGAGACGATGCAGCGACCGACCGCAGCGCGATCGCTGCGCCACCGGCTCTCGCGGCTCGCCGAGGCCGCGACGACGCCCCTGCTGCCGGCCGACTACCTCGACCTGGCCGCCCCGCTGCGGTCCGGCACCGACCTGCGCGCGCGCATCGTCGCGGTGCAGCCCGAGACCCGCGACGCCGCCACGATCCTGCTCAAGCCGGGTGCCGACTGGGCCGGGCACGTCCCCGGCCAGTACGTCCGCATCGGCATCGACGTCGACGGCGTCCGCGAGTGGCGCGCCTACTCGCTGACCCACGGACCGCGGGCCGACGGCCTGATCTCGATCACGGTCAAGGCCGTGCCGGGTGGCAAGGTCAGCAACCACCTCGTGCACCACGCCCGTCCGCGCACCCTCGTGCACCTCGAGCAGGCCACGGGCGACTTCGTGCTCGACCCGTCGGCCTCGCGCCTGCTGTTCGTCACCGCCGGCTCGGGCGTGACCCCCGTCATCGGCATGCTCCGCAATCTCTTCCCGGTCACCGACTCCGGCGTCGTCGACCTGCCGCGCAGCAGCCACCTCGACATCGTCGTCGTGCACGTCGCCCCCACCGAGCCCGACTCGATCTTCCTGTCCAACCTCCGCGAGCTGGCCGCCCACGGCGCCATCACGCTGGTGCCCCGCTACGACGACCAGCACGGCATCCTCGACGTCGCCGATCTCGCCGGGCTCGTGCCCGATCTCGCCGACCGCACGACGTACGCCTGCGGCCCGGGCGGTCTGCTCGACGCACTCACAGCCCACCACGAGGCCGCTGGCCTGTCACTGTTCACCGAGCAGTTCCGGGCGGCGTTCGTCGAGGCCGGCGACGGCGGCACGATCACCTTCGACGACGGCACCGTGCTGGACGCCGACGGTGCCATCCCCATCCTCGACGTCGCCGAGGCCGGTGGACAGCTGATGCCGAGCGGATGCCGCATGGGCGTCTGCTTCGGCTGCGTGCTGCCGCTGCGCGAGGGCTCGGTGCGCGATCTGCGCAACGGTGCCATCACGACCGTCGACCCCATCTCGTCCGCCCACGGCGGAGTCCCCATCCAGACCTGCATCAGCGCCGCAGCCGGCGCATGTCACCTAGGAGCCACGTCATGA
- a CDS encoding ATP-binding protein, whose protein sequence is MTSRHAQQPADDPCTSFQLPFELASGRVARHRLRRDLESRDLRATFVDDAELVLAELVANGLEHGQPDTDGQIDVSWCIEDGMVRISVCDGGPPSTLRKVSFSDDGARGRGLAIVEHICDAWTVEHTDGLRVTAELQYRD, encoded by the coding sequence ATGACCTCTCGACACGCGCAGCAGCCCGCTGACGATCCGTGCACCTCGTTCCAGCTCCCGTTCGAGCTCGCGAGCGGCCGGGTCGCGCGTCACCGGTTGCGGCGCGACCTCGAATCGCGGGACCTGCGGGCCACGTTCGTCGACGACGCCGAGCTCGTGCTGGCCGAGCTGGTGGCCAACGGCCTCGAGCACGGGCAGCCTGACACCGACGGCCAGATCGACGTCTCGTGGTGCATCGAGGACGGCATGGTGCGCATCAGCGTGTGCGACGGTGGCCCGCCCTCGACCCTGCGCAAGGTCTCGTTCAGCGACGACGGTGCGCGCGGCCGGGGGCTCGCGATCGTCGAGCACATCTGCGACGCCTGGACCGTCGAGCACACCGACGGCCTGAGAGTCACCGCGGAGCTGCAGTACCGCGACTGA
- a CDS encoding fatty acid desaturase family protein, translated as MTTIQQKTVDPTAHLTTEDIETLGRELDAIRQEVLDTRGSRDAAYIRKIIKSQRGLEAGSRAMLLFSVFPPFWLVGTAGLSVAKILENMEIGHNVMHGQWDWMRDPKIHSTTWEWDNASPADQWKHGHNELHHTYTNVVGKDNDLGYGIMRVDEDQRWVPFYLAQPLWNFVNACFFEYGIAAYDLELGKNLSIPKDKRSDDFKARAKQTLKKIRQQATKDYLVHPALSLPTGSFVPTLAANFTANVVRNLWTHSVIMCGHFPEGVETFEKTSIDGETRGDWYLRQMLGSANISGSPLMHLMTGNLSFQIEHHLFPDLPSNRYAEIAPQVKALFDKYELNYISAPLPKQVYSAWHKIVRLSLPNEWLAETTPKNVPSQLVKLYKMTTGGKKVRRAIELKDQLRRQADMAKAA; from the coding sequence ATGACCACGATCCAGCAGAAGACCGTCGACCCGACCGCGCACCTGACCACCGAGGACATCGAGACCCTGGGACGCGAGCTCGACGCGATCCGCCAGGAGGTCCTCGACACCCGCGGCTCGCGCGATGCCGCGTACATCCGCAAGATCATCAAGTCCCAGCGGGGTCTCGAGGCCGGCAGCCGCGCCATGCTGCTGTTCTCGGTGTTCCCGCCGTTCTGGCTGGTCGGCACGGCGGGCCTCAGCGTCGCCAAGATCCTCGAGAACATGGAGATCGGGCACAACGTCATGCACGGCCAGTGGGACTGGATGCGTGACCCGAAGATCCACTCGACGACGTGGGAGTGGGACAACGCGAGCCCCGCCGACCAGTGGAAGCACGGCCACAACGAGCTGCACCACACGTACACCAACGTCGTCGGCAAGGACAACGACCTCGGCTACGGCATCATGCGCGTCGACGAGGACCAGCGCTGGGTGCCGTTCTACCTGGCACAGCCGCTGTGGAACTTCGTCAACGCGTGCTTCTTCGAGTACGGCATCGCGGCGTACGACCTCGAGCTCGGCAAGAACCTGTCCATCCCGAAGGACAAGCGCAGCGACGACTTCAAGGCCCGCGCCAAGCAGACCCTGAAGAAGATCCGCCAGCAGGCCACGAAGGACTACCTCGTGCACCCCGCGCTGTCGCTGCCGACCGGCTCGTTCGTGCCGACGCTGGCCGCCAACTTCACGGCCAACGTCGTGCGCAACCTGTGGACCCACTCGGTCATCATGTGCGGGCACTTCCCCGAGGGTGTCGAGACGTTCGAGAAGACGTCGATCGACGGCGAGACCCGCGGCGACTGGTACCTGCGCCAGATGCTCGGCTCGGCCAACATCTCCGGCAGCCCGCTGATGCACCTCATGACGGGCAACCTGAGCTTCCAGATCGAGCACCACCTGTTCCCCGACCTGCCGAGCAACCGGTACGCCGAGATCGCCCCGCAGGTCAAGGCGCTGTTCGACAAGTACGAGCTCAACTACATCTCGGCACCGCTGCCGAAGCAGGTCTACTCCGCGTGGCACAAGATCGTCCGCCTCTCGCTGCCCAACGAGTGGCTCGCCGAGACGACGCCGAAGAACGTCCCCTCGCAGCTCGTCAAGCTCTACAAGATGACGACGGGCGGCAAGAAGGTCCGTCGCGCGATCGAGCTCAAGGACCAGCTGCGTCGCCAGGCCGACATGGCCAAGGCCGCCTGA